Part of the Companilactobacillus zhachilii genome is shown below.
AAGATCCTAAAGAAGCAGCGGCTTTAGGATTTACAGGTATCAGAGATTATACTAATTACAATATAACCAATATACCAACACCCGATAAAACTGTATTAAAAGTAACAAAAATATGGAATGATAATAATAACTCTGCCAACAAACGACCACATGAAATCACAGTGGGACTATATAATGGTGATGGTCACGGTCCTGCAAATTACAAAAATACGGCCACTTTGAGCGATGACCCAAAAAGTAATTGGAGTACCGAATTTACAAATCTTCCAGCAACTGGTATTAGTGATCCTAACTGGTACATTTCTGAAGATTCTATTGCCAACTATATTCATACTTCTGATTCTAATAACTACGACAATCCCAACGACAAGGTTATTACCAATACTTTAGCAACCAGTCTAACAGTGACAAAAAATGGACGGATAGTACCGGCAAAGATATCACATCAAATGATTATCCTGCAATTCAAGTTCAGCTCTACCAAAATGATAAGGCTAAAAACGATGGTAAGGACGAACCTGTAGGTAAACCAATTACCCTAAATAGTGCTAACGATTGGACAGATACGTTCAAAATTAATGAACCAACCGATTCAAGGGATAACCCAGATCAAACTACAAAACTTCCAGTATATGACAGTGATGGTAATAAAATAACTTACCACGCAGAAGAGGTAGCCAGCTCTATTCCAAGCGGATACAGTTCAAATCCAGAATATTCCACAAACGCCGATGGTACTAAAGTAACCATCACGAATAAACAAGCTGATACTAATAACCCAGCAGATGATACAACCAACCTAAACGTCACAAAAATTTGGCACGACGATAATAACAAGGATAATCTTCGTCCTGATCAAGTAACTGTGCATTTATTCAAAAATGGTATTGAAATTGATAAAGCTGA
Proteins encoded:
- a CDS encoding Cna B-type domain-containing protein, translating into MTSNDYPAIQVQLYQNDKAKNDGKDEPVGKPITLNSANDWTDTFKINEPTDSRDNPDQTTKLPVYDSDGNKITYHAEEVASSIPSGYSSNPEYSTNADGTKVTITNKQADTNNPADDTTNLNVTKIWHDDNNKDNLRPDQVTVHLFKNGIEIDKADLNKIIVGHTTSPD